A genomic region of Cannabis sativa cultivar Pink pepper isolate KNU-18-1 chromosome 1, ASM2916894v1, whole genome shotgun sequence contains the following coding sequences:
- the LOC115704686 gene encoding protein NRT1/ PTR FAMILY 7.2 has product MMTHVMLVQIQGHINLVLLVNVLHDNLGIHLFQLFIAINFTSSLPTNPFIFSLTTKLFHLKSMAPEALSNEASLLNNNFKMVELNHLENGGGGEERGENGATATFTRDGSVDRHGKTAVKERSGGWRCGMLLLVNQGLVTLAFAGVEVNLVLFSKSVLRHSNAEAAQTFSRWMGTVYLFSLMGAFLSDSYLGRYLTCVIFQVLYIIGLIALSLSTQLFLLKPDGCGKIGELCETHKPFETAIFYISIYLIALGNGAPEPALATFGADQFDEEDPKERQSKTSFYSYFYVALNLGSLVAETILVYIENMGYWVVGFWTCTISAIVGYVFLLSGTLRYRHFKPSGNPISRFSQVIVASMKKLHQNMPSNGEELYEVHSKENETNGMRRILHTSGFKFLDRAAIIVPEDMKVIKHEGQTPNPWHLCTVTQVEEVKCILRLLPVWLCTIFSSVVFIQMLSLFVEQGAAMNRNVANFHIPPASMTVFDIVSTSIFIMLYDRLIIPLYVKVTKRKPKIPSPLQRIGIGLAIAVVAMIIAGIVEQQRLKLASGFTGRETSSLSILWQTPQYVLVGVSEAFVYVAQMEFFASQTPDGLKSLGIGLSMSSSAMGSYVASTILTVVMRVTTKDGKLGWVPPNLNDGHLDRFFFLSAVLAAVNFVLYVLCAKRYKSISLEKRDGTSEKDIID; this is encoded by the exons ATGATGACACATGTCATGCTTGTACAAATCCAAGGGCACATTAATTTGGTTCTTCTTGTAAATGTTCTGCATGACAATCTTGGGATTCATCTTTTCCAACTTTTCATAGCTATAAATTTCACTTCTTCACTACCCACCAACCCATTTATATTTTCTCTCACAACCAAGTTATTTCATCTCAAATCCATGGCTCCTGAAGCACTCTCTAATGAAGCTTCACTACTAAATAATAACTTTAAG ATGGTTGAGCTGAATCATTTGGAGAATGGAGGTGGAGGAGAAGAGAGAGGTGAGAATGGAGCAACAGCAACATTCACAAGAGATGGGTCAGTTGATAGGCATGGTAAAACAGCTGTGAAAGAAAGGAGTGGTGGATGGAGatgtggaatgttgttattaG TGAACCAAGGACTAGTCACATTGGCATTTGCTGGAGTTGAAGTGAATTTGGTTCTGTTCTCAAAATCAGTTCTGAGGCATTCCAATGCTGAGGCAGCACAAACATTCAGTAGATGGATGGGAACTGTGTATTTGTTCTCTTTAATGGGTGCATTTCTTAGTGATTCTTACTTGGGCAGATACCTAACATGTGTCATTTTTCAAGTTCTCTACATCATT GGACTAATAGCATTATCTTTGTCAACTCAACTATTTCTTCTCAAACCTGATGGTTGTGGTAAAATTGGGGAGTTGTGTGAGACTCATAAACCATTTGAAACTGCAATATTCTATATATCAATATACCTCATTGCCTTAGGAAATGGAGCACCAGAGCCTGCACTAGCTACATTCGGTGCAGACCAATTCGACGAGGAAGATCCCAAGGAAAGGCAATCCAAAACTTCATTTTATAGCTACTTTTATGTGGCTCTAAACCTTGGAAGCTTAGTGGCGGAGACTATTTTGGTTTACATAGAGAATATGGGATATTGGGTGGTGGGGTTCTGGACTTGTACTATATCTGCTATTGTTGGTTATGTTTTTCTATTGAGTGGGACTTTGAGATATAGACACTTCAAGCCTTCTGGGAATCCCATCTCTAGATTTTCTCAGGTTATAGTGGCTTCCatgaaaaaattacatcaaaacATGCCCTCAAATGGAGAAGAGCTCTATGAAGTCCATTCAAAAGAGAATGAAACTAATGGCATGAGGAGGATTCTTCACACTAGTGGATTCAA GTTTCTTGATCGAGCTGCAATCATTGTACCAGAAGACATGAAAGTAATAAAACATGAAGGCCAAACTCCAAATCCATGGCATCTTTGCACAGTGACTCAAGTGGAAGAAGTGAAGTGTATACTGCGGCTATTACCAGTATGGCTGTGCACCATCTTTTCCTCTGTTGTGTTCATTCAAATGCTTTCACTTTTCGTCGAACAAGGCGCTGCCATGAACAGAAATGTTGCCAACTTCCACATCCCTCCAGCCAGCATGACTGTGTTTGACATAGTCAGCACATCGATCTTCATCATGCTATACGATAGACTCATCATTCCTCTCTATGTGAAAGTAACGAAACGAAAGCCAAAGATTCCCAGCCCGTTGCAGAGGATTGGAATCGGGTTGGCTATAGCTGTAGTAGCCATGATCATTGCAGGAATTGTCGAGCAACAAAGGCTAAAACTTGCTAGCGGTTTCACTGGAAGAGAGACAAGTTCATTGAGCATTCTATGGCAAACTCCACAGTATGTGCTTGTTGGAGTGTCAGAAGCATTTGTGTACGTTGCTCAGATGGAGTTTTTTGCTTCACAAACACCAGATGGATTGAAGAGCTTGGGAATAGGCTTGTCCATGTCATCTTCAGCTATGGGGAGTTATGTTGCAAGTACCATATTGACTGTTGTTATGAGAGTTACAACAAAAGATGGGAAGCTTGGTTGGGTTCCTCCTAATCTAAATGATGGTCATTTGGATAGGTTTTTCTTTTTGTCGGCTGTTTTGGCTGCAGTCAACTTTGTGTTGTATGTTTTATGTGCTAAGCGTTACAAGTCTATATCATTAGAAAAAAGAGATGGGACAAGCGAAAAGGACATTATAGATTGA